The proteins below are encoded in one region of Myxococcus guangdongensis:
- a CDS encoding DUF4388 domain-containing protein, whose amino-acid sequence MARLLIVEDNHELASLIVSTAQSRGHDARAVHTGEAALEALSPGSRWDAALVDLLLPDIRGSEVLGALRAHGIPAIAVSGVYKGDRFAQEAVQIHGARGFFEKPFELIQVLEALEKAGGFEPVPRAPPPVDEGAAQEVLLDDADLIVLEELMPTPEDAGEASSPMQAIPDSAPLPGLESEEPALPLPFAHRGKVWSGEEASPTPAPAKTRRALPEWSLAGDLKDTSVARLLNAYYESRHHGELKLRQGSVLKVVYFESGRIVYAASNLAHERFGRFCVRRGVLDEAKLAEVAAVAKEQGLRTGEAMIRLGLLDAGRRKQLLEDQVRELLWSTFPWTEGAYGFSAMRPQRADLVKLSVFPGDLILEGVEKTETLVALRQRMSAGRRLFPTADPPYGLHELKLQGPQALLLAYADGSKTVEDLLALVDVSERQALATLRGLELLGVLEERPETPSRRHRISFGL is encoded by the coding sequence ATGGCGCGACTGCTCATCGTCGAGGACAACCACGAGCTGGCCTCCCTCATCGTCTCCACGGCCCAGAGCCGGGGCCATGACGCGCGCGCCGTGCACACCGGCGAGGCCGCCCTGGAGGCGCTCAGCCCGGGCTCCCGCTGGGACGCGGCGCTGGTGGACCTGCTGCTGCCCGACATCCGGGGCAGCGAGGTGCTCGGCGCCCTGCGCGCCCACGGCATCCCCGCCATCGCGGTGAGCGGCGTCTACAAGGGAGATCGGTTCGCGCAGGAGGCCGTGCAGATTCACGGCGCCCGGGGCTTCTTCGAGAAGCCCTTCGAGCTCATCCAGGTCCTGGAGGCGCTCGAGAAGGCCGGCGGCTTCGAGCCCGTGCCGCGCGCCCCGCCCCCGGTGGATGAAGGCGCCGCGCAGGAGGTGCTGCTCGACGACGCGGACCTCATCGTGCTGGAGGAGCTGATGCCCACCCCGGAGGATGCGGGGGAAGCAAGCTCTCCCATGCAGGCCATCCCCGACTCCGCGCCGCTGCCCGGACTGGAGAGCGAGGAGCCCGCGCTCCCCCTGCCCTTCGCCCACCGGGGCAAGGTGTGGTCCGGCGAGGAGGCGTCGCCCACGCCCGCCCCCGCGAAGACGCGGCGCGCCCTGCCCGAGTGGTCGCTCGCGGGGGACCTGAAGGACACGTCCGTCGCGCGGCTGCTCAACGCCTATTACGAGTCACGCCACCACGGCGAGCTGAAGCTGCGCCAGGGCTCCGTGCTCAAGGTCGTCTACTTCGAGTCCGGACGCATCGTGTACGCCGCCTCCAACCTGGCCCATGAGCGCTTCGGCCGCTTCTGCGTGCGCCGGGGTGTGCTCGACGAGGCGAAGCTCGCGGAGGTCGCCGCCGTCGCGAAGGAGCAGGGGCTGCGCACCGGCGAGGCGATGATTCGCCTGGGCCTGTTGGATGCGGGCCGACGCAAGCAGCTGCTCGAGGACCAGGTGCGCGAGCTGCTCTGGTCCACCTTCCCGTGGACGGAGGGCGCGTACGGGTTCAGCGCGATGCGCCCCCAGCGCGCCGACCTGGTGAAGCTGTCCGTCTTCCCGGGCGACTTGATTCTGGAGGGCGTGGAGAAGACGGAGACGCTGGTGGCGCTGCGCCAGCGCATGTCCGCCGGACGTCGCCTCTTCCCCACCGCCGACCCGCCCTACGGTTTGCACGAGCTGAAGCTGCAGGGTCCGCAGGCCCTGCTGCTCGCGTACGCCGACGGCAGCAAGACGGTGGAGGACCTGCTCGCGCTGGTGGACGTGTCGGAGCGACAGGCCCTCGCCACGCTGCGGGGCCTGGAGCTGCTCGGCGTGCTGGAGGAGCGGCCGGAGACGCCCAGCCGCCGTCACCGCATCTCCTTCGGTCTCTGA